Proteins from a genomic interval of Lactococcus protaetiae:
- a CDS encoding acetolactate synthase large subunit, with protein MKKIKLKTAKSGSQLVLETLKDLGVDIIFGYPGGAMLPLYDAIHGFEGIQHILARHEQGAVHEAEGYAKSSGKVGVVVVTSGPGATNTVTGIADAYLDSVPLLVFTGQVGRASIGKDAFQEADTVGITAPITKYSYQIRDTADIPRIVTEAYYLAHTGRPGPVEIDLPKDVSTIEVTEINDPKINLPNYHATEHADKNQLSKLLTQLSVSKKPLVIAGGGINYAEATEELRAFIDKYRIPVVSTLLGLGTVPIENPLQLGMGGMHGSYASNMALVEADYIINFGSRFDDRLVSNPTRFAENAVVAHIDIDPAELGKIVKTQIPIVSDLKEALQILVSADRVATDFDEWTAHVLENKHRAPFSYGKVNDFIRPQQAIEWIGQYTDGDAIIVTDVGQHQMWAAQYYPYKNPRQLITSGGMGTMGFGVPAAIGAKLAHPEKNVILFVGDGGFQMTNQELALLNGYHIPIKVVLVNNHSLGMVRQWQESFYDERRSQSVFDAEPNFQLLAEAYGIKHLKLEDPTTLSEELKVLSEDVPMLIEINISQAEQVLPMVPAGAHNDEILGVYFTDGTDAITGASEEVNHA; from the coding sequence ATGAAAAAAATAAAGTTAAAAACTGCTAAATCTGGCTCTCAATTAGTCCTTGAAACTCTAAAAGACCTTGGAGTAGATATCATATTTGGATATCCTGGTGGTGCAATGCTTCCTTTATATGATGCAATTCATGGCTTTGAGGGCATCCAGCATATTCTGGCTCGCCATGAGCAAGGTGCCGTTCATGAGGCAGAGGGTTATGCTAAATCTTCTGGAAAGGTTGGTGTTGTGGTCGTAACGAGTGGTCCTGGTGCAACAAATACTGTGACTGGTATTGCGGATGCCTACTTGGATTCAGTGCCACTACTTGTTTTTACAGGTCAGGTGGGACGTGCTTCAATTGGTAAAGACGCCTTTCAAGAGGCTGATACCGTTGGTATCACTGCACCAATTACTAAGTATAGTTACCAAATCCGAGATACAGCTGATATTCCAAGAATTGTAACAGAGGCTTATTATTTAGCGCATACAGGTCGTCCTGGGCCTGTTGAGATTGATTTGCCAAAAGATGTTTCAACAATCGAAGTCACTGAAATTAACGATCCTAAAATTAATTTACCAAATTATCATGCGACAGAACACGCTGACAAAAATCAGCTATCAAAACTGCTGACACAACTTTCTGTCAGTAAAAAACCACTTGTCATTGCTGGTGGTGGGATAAATTATGCTGAGGCAACAGAGGAATTACGCGCTTTTATTGATAAATATCGTATCCCTGTGGTGTCGACTTTACTTGGACTTGGAACGGTGCCGATTGAGAATCCTCTGCAATTAGGGATGGGTGGAATGCATGGTTCTTATGCCTCCAATATGGCGTTGGTCGAGGCAGACTATATCATTAATTTTGGTTCGCGTTTTGATGACCGTTTGGTGTCAAATCCTACTCGTTTTGCTGAAAATGCTGTTGTTGCACATATTGATATTGACCCAGCAGAGCTTGGAAAAATCGTCAAAACTCAGATCCCCATTGTCAGTGATTTGAAGGAGGCGCTACAAATTCTTGTCAGTGCTGACAGAGTAGCCACAGATTTTGATGAATGGACAGCACATGTTCTTGAAAATAAACATCGTGCGCCATTTAGTTATGGTAAAGTTAACGATTTCATACGTCCACAACAAGCGATTGAATGGATTGGTCAGTACACTGACGGTGATGCAATCATTGTGACAGATGTCGGTCAGCATCAAATGTGGGCTGCTCAGTATTATCCCTATAAAAATCCACGTCAACTGATTACATCAGGTGGGATGGGAACGATGGGATTTGGTGTTCCCGCTGCTATTGGTGCAAAATTGGCACATCCCGAAAAAAATGTTATTCTTTTTGTCGGCGACGGTGGTTTTCAGATGACGAATCAAGAACTTGCCTTACTCAATGGTTATCATATCCCAATCAAAGTTGTCTTAGTGAATAATCATTCGCTAGGAATGGTACGTCAATGGCAAGAGTCCTTTTATGATGAACGACGAAGCCAGTCTGTTTTTGATGCAGAACCTAACTTTCAATTACTTGCTGAAGCCTATGGAATCAAGCATTTAAAATTGGAGGATCCTACAACTTTGTCTGAGGAACTCAAGGTTCTATCCGAAGATGTGCCGATGTTGATTGAAATTAATATTTCACAAGCGGAGCAAGTTCTACCAATGGTACCTGCTGGAGCCCATAATGATGAAATTTTAGGAGTGTATTTCACTGATGGAACTGATGCAATCACTGGAGCTTCAGAGGAGGTAAATCATGCGTAG